CGCGCACCTAGGTCGCCGACCCGCACGCTTGAGCCAGGGGGAACGGCAGCGCGGCGCCGTCTGCCGCGCGCTGGCCACACGGCCTCCTTTGCTGTTGGCCGACGAGCCCACCGGCAACCTGGACCCGACCAGCGCAGCCCACGTCGTGGACCTGTTGCTCGACGCCGCGCGCCAAGGAGGAGCCACCCTGCTCGTCGTCACGCACGACCGCACGCGTCTGGACCGCTTCGACCACGTGCTCGACCTCGGCGCGATCCAGGGCGCGGAGGCTGCGCGATGAGCGGCCTCGTCCGTCTGGCCGCGCGCTGGCTCGCCTTCCACCGCGGGCGCACGCTGCTGCTCGTCGGCTGCCTGGCGCTGGCGTTCCTGCTGCCGATCACCGTGAGCCGTCTCATGGCGGCGCAGGGTGATCGGATGCGCGCGCGCGCCGTTGCCACCCCCTACGTCGTGGGTGCGCCCGGCAGCCGCTATGACCTGGTCGTCTCCAGCCTGTGGTTCCGCGGGCGCACGCCGGGCAGCACGTCGATGCGCGAGATCGATCGCGTCGAAGGGGACGGCCGGGGCGTGGCCGTTCCGCTTCTCGTGCGGCACAGCGCGGGCGGCCTGCCGCTCGTGGGCACGTCGTACGACTACTTCGAACGGCGCGGGCTGCACCCGGCCCAAGGGCGGCTGCCAGCCATCCTGGGCGAAGCGGTGCTGGGTGCCACGGCGGCCGAGCGGAGCGGCGTCGGCGTGGATGGTCACGTGCTCACGGACGCCGACGGCCTGCTGGGGATGGGCATCGAGTACCCCGTGCGCCTGCGCGTCGTGGGCGTCCTCGCGCCGAGCGGCTCGGCCGACGACGAGGCCGTGTTCACCGACCTGCAGACCACGTGGCTCGTCGAAGGGCTCCTGCACGGCCACGCCGACGCCGCGCAGCAGGATCCGGCGCGCGTTCTCGGCCACGACGACCAGGGCGCGCCGCGCCTCGACAGCGGCATCGTGCAGTACACCGAGGTCACCGCGGACAACCTCGACTCGTTCCACCTGCACGGCGAGCTGGCCGACATGCCGCTCACGGGCATCCTCGTGTGGCCGAACGACGAGCGTGGACGCACGATCCTGCTCGGTCGCTACGGCGTGGCGAAGGACGCCCAGATGCTCCAACCCACCGAAGTCGTGGACGAGCTGCTCGGCTTCGTGGCGTCGCTCAAGCGCTTCTTCGATGCCCAGACGTGGCTCGTCGGCATCGCCACGGCACTGCTGCTGGTGCTCGTGGTGGCGCTCACGATCCGGACGCGCGAGCGCGAGCTGCTCACGTTGCGCCGCCTCGGCGTGTCGCGGGCGCGTGTGGCCGCGCTGCTCGGGATCGAGGTGGGTGTGGTGCTCGTGGCTGCGGCCGCGCTCGCGTCGGTGGCAGGATGGGCGCTCGCGCGGGTCCTGGCCCGCGCGCTGGGCCTGCCGTCCTGACGCCACCGGAGACTGCGATGCGCCTCGCTTCGATCGTGCTGCTCGGCCTGGGCCTCCTGCTTGCCGGCTGCGGCGGCGAGACGTCGGCCCCCGGCCCCGCGGCACGCTCCGGCCCCCCCACGGTTGCCGCCACGTTCGAGCTCCTGCGCGTGATCGCGACGCGCCTGGGCGGCGACGACGTGCGCGTCATCGCGCCGCTGCCGGGTGACGAGGATCCCGCGTGGTGGCGGCCCACCGGGGAGGCCGTGTCCGCCCTGCAGCAGGCCGACGTGGTGCTCGCCAACGGCGCGGGCTACGAGCGCTGGCTCGACAAGGTGAGCCTCCCGCGCGCACGTCTCGTGAAGACGACGGCCCTGATCAAGGAGCCGCTGCGCAAGGTCAAGGACGCCACCGTCCACAGCCACGGCCCGGGCGGAGCGCACAGCCACGAGGGCCTGGACGGCTACACGTTCGTGGACCCGTCGCTCCTGCGCGAGCAGGCTGAAGCCGTGCGGCGCGCGCTGCGCGCCGTGCGGCCGGACGCTGCCGAGCGCATCGACGCGCGCGCCAAGGCGCTCGACGACGAGCTCGCGGCCACGGCGAAGGCCGCTGCCGCCGTGCGTAGGCTGAGCGCCGGCCAGGTCATCGTGACGGCGCACCCCGTCTACGGGTACCTCGCCCGACGGCTGGGCTGGACCACCGTGGACCTCGCCTGGGTCCCCGAGAAGGCACCCGATGCCGCGGCACTCGACCAGCTGAAGGAACGCCTCGCGGGTCACGCAGCGTGGGTGCTGCTCTGGCCGTGGACGCCATCCGCGGAAACCACGGCGGCTGTCGAGGCGGCCACCGGACTCACCAGCGTGGTGTTGCCCATCGGCGACGTGTCGCTCCCCAAGGACCGTGCCGCGGGGCGCGACGTGCTGGCCGCGTTCCGCGCGGGCCTCGAGCGTCTCGACGCCGCCCTTCGCGCGCAGTGAGCGGGAGCCGACGCCGCGTCCGGCGCCGGCCCCCTCGTCCACGGCCTCACAGGATGGATCGCGTGACCACCGCGCGACGGCGGGGCGTGCGCACCTCGACGTCCGCCGCGGCGCCCGGGCGCGTCACGTCCAGGCCCACGAGCATCTCGGGGATGCGCGCCGACGCGCCGCGGTAGAAGCCCACGGTGCCCTCGTAGCGCGCCGGGTTGCGGAACGTGCCGAAGAGCATGTCCACGAGCGGCAGGTCGCTGTAGTTCCAGCGATGCACACCGTGGTGGACCTGGTGGCTCTCGGGGCGCTGGATGATGTAGCCCAGCCAGCGGGGGGTACGGATGTTGGCGTGCTGGAACACGGCGTTGAACGCCACGAACGCACCCGCAATCGCACCGGCCTCGGGTGTGAGGCCCAGCAGCGGGAAGAACACGATGCTGGCGATCGTGACGAACGCCGCCGCATCGAGCGGGTGGATGTAGTTGGCACCGAAGGCATCGTTGGCCTCGGCGCTGTGGTGCATCTGGTGGATGCGCCACAGGCGATCGGACCGGTGCACCAGCCGGTGGTAGCCGTAGTGGAACAGCTCGTACACGAGGATGCCCGCGGCTGCTCCACCCCAGGTGCCGAGCACGCTGCCGTCGAGCAGCGCCACGCCAGCGAGACGTTCGCCCCAGAACACGGCCACGGCCGTGGCCCAGAAGAACGTGAACACGGTCACGAGAGACGCCCGCAGGCGCCACCACCGCGTGGTCTCGAAGCGACGACCGCGCACCGCGAGGTCGAGGAGAAGGAAGGCGGGGAGGCTCCAGAAGGCCACCCCGTTGGCAAGGTCGATCATCGTCGGGTCTCCGAAGGGCCGGACTCGTCCGGCTGCCGGCGCATGTCGCGCACGAAGGAGAGACGCGAAGCGACGTCGAAAGAGGACAAACTCGGGGTTCCGCGGCGGTGGACTCGTGGTCAAGTGCACGCGCACCTCGGGTCAAGTGGCGCGGCGCAGGGCCCGGAAGCCAGGGCCCGAGGGCCGCTTGACGCGATCGAGGGACCGCGGTCCCAGGTGCGTGTTCAGGCCGGCAGCTGGGCGGCGAGCAGCTGCTCGGCAACGACCTTGGCCGACTTGGCCACCGAGTCGTCGCCCGTGACGAGGCGGTACGTGACCGCGCCCTCCAGCAGCAGGACCCAGGATGTGGCCAGCGCGGCCGGGTCCTCGACGCCCGCCGCCTCCGCCATCAGCCGGATCTGCTCTTCCATGGAGGCGAAGTGCTGGGCCGCGGCCTTGTGGACCGGATCCTGGCGCGACGGGAACTCGGCGCTCGCGGCGATGAACAGACAGCCGCGGTAGCGAGGGTCGTTGAACCAGTCGTCCATCACGTCGAAGATCGCGAGCAACAGCGCGCGCGGGTCGTAGCCAGCACGCGCGCGAACGGCGCGCTCGAAGGCCTCGCGCTCCCACACGTCCCGGACCTTCACGCACTCGAGGACGAGATCCTCGCGGCTCGGGAAGTGGTTGTAGAAGGTCGTCTTGGTGACGCCGACCTCCGCGAGGATGCGATCGAGGCCGACAGCGTGGAACCCGTTGCCGTAGAAGAGGTCGAGCGCTACGTGCAGGATGCGCTCGCGGGTGTCGCGCGGCTCCGCGCCACGACCAAAGAGCTCGACAGCGGTCGGCACCTTTCCCATCCCCCCATCACACCCGGCAGCACCTCACGGGGCAAGCAGGGCGCGGGGGCCGAGCGGGAGCGGCTCTCTGGAGTCTGACGACTGCGGCTGGGTGTCGCGGTAGGGACTCCGGTTGCCCGGAGCCCCCCGCACAGATCCCGGCGTGCGGCACTACCGCACCGGGCTCCTGCCTTGAGTGGTAACGCACAAGCGTTCGTACGGGTAGGGGTGTCGCTGTTCGGGGTACGGGAGGAAGCGCTTTGCGAGGGTGTCCATGCGTTCCCAGGTCACGTAGCCCCTTTGGCTGCGGCGACGTAGCCGGAGCCGCCATCGGCGGATCAGGTCGTCGCGCAGGGCCCAGAGGGTCGCCAGGTTGCCCGGTACGGCGTGGTACTGCTCGTAGCCCCTCCACGAGGCCATCAGCCAGGCACCCACGTCCCGGATCGGGTCGTGCGTGCGGCGTCGGAGCTCGTCGTGGATCTTGCGGGCGTACGCCCGGAGCCGCGAGCGTGTGGTGCGGCGCAGGACATGGAACCAGCCCTCTCGCGTCCTCGCGCAGATGTGGGTGAACCCCAGGAAGTCGAAACTCTCCGGCTTCCCTTGGCCGTGTCGTTGCCGGTTCGTCGCGGCGAACCGCCCGAACTCGATCATCCGCGTCTTGTCGGTGTTCAGCTCCAGGCCGAACTGGCGAAAGCGTTCCACCAGCGCTTCCCGAAACCGTTCGCCGTCCGCCGCGTACTGGAAGCCCATCACGATGTCGTCCGCGTACCGCACGATGATCACGTCACCCTGCGCGTGCCGCTGTCGCCATTGATGCGCCCACAGATCGAACACGTAGTGGAGATAGATGTTCGCCAGCAGGGGGCTGATGCTGCCACCCTGCGGAGAGCCCTTCTCCGCTTGAACCCACTCGCCATCCTCCATCACGCCCGCTGCCAGCCACTTCTTGACATGGCGTAGGACGCGCTCGTCCGCGATGCGGTGCTCGAGGAACTTCACCAGCCAGCCGTGGTCGATGGCATCGAAGAACCCACGGATGTCGGCATCGAGCACCCAGTTCACCTTCCGCCGCGTGATGCCCACCGTCACCGCGTCCAGCGCGTCGTGCTGCTTGCGGCCCGGTCGGAACCCGTACGAGAATCCCAGGAAATCCACCTCGTACACCGCCCCTACCACCGCCGCCGCCGAGCGTTGGACGATCTTGTCCTCCAACACGGGCTTGCCGATCGGGCGCTGACGCCCGTCCGCTTTCGGGATGTAGGTGCGTTCCACGGGGCGGGCCCGGTACCCCCCTCGCTGGAGGCGTCCGGCGAGGTCCTGGAGGTTGGCCTCCAGCTCCTTCCCGTAGTCCTCCCACGTCACCCGATCGACGCCCGGTGCGCTCTTGCGGTTGAGGCTGAAGTAGGCCTCCCGAAGTCGGTCGGTGTCGTAGACGTGATGCCAGAGGGTCGTGAACCGTTGCGTCTTGTCCCGTTCTGCTGCTTGTCGTATCCGGTCCAGCGCCTGTTGCAGGGAGGCCCGTCGCTGCGTCCGGTCCCTGGTACGCCTGGGCGGATTCCTCTTGGCCGACCCCCTTCCCTCCCCCCGCTCCGCAGGTCGCGGCGCACCGCCACCCTTGTTCGCAGGGTTCCCCGGTACTACGGGGTCGTCCGACTTCCCACGCCCGTTCATCGCCGCAGTACCCCTCTCGGGTTCACGGCGCGGACCGGGTCACCATCTCGACCCGGTCGGGCGTGGGATCTCCCGCATCCCGTGTGAAGAGCTTCCGTACATGCTCGGGTTCTCAGACCGCGCGGGGTCGGAGCGGTCCTGGCCATGAC
This region of Sandaracinaceae bacterium genomic DNA includes:
- a CDS encoding ATP-binding cassette domain-containing protein, giving the protein AHLGRRPARLSQGERQRGAVCRALATRPPLLLADEPTGNLDPTSAAHVVDLLLDAARQGGATLLVVTHDRTRLDRFDHVLDLGAIQGAEAAR
- a CDS encoding ABC transporter permease; this encodes MSGLVRLAARWLAFHRGRTLLLVGCLALAFLLPITVSRLMAAQGDRMRARAVATPYVVGAPGSRYDLVVSSLWFRGRTPGSTSMREIDRVEGDGRGVAVPLLVRHSAGGLPLVGTSYDYFERRGLHPAQGRLPAILGEAVLGATAAERSGVGVDGHVLTDADGLLGMGIEYPVRLRVVGVLAPSGSADDEAVFTDLQTTWLVEGLLHGHADAAQQDPARVLGHDDQGAPRLDSGIVQYTEVTADNLDSFHLHGELADMPLTGILVWPNDERGRTILLGRYGVAKDAQMLQPTEVVDELLGFVASLKRFFDAQTWLVGIATALLLVLVVALTIRTRERELLTLRRLGVSRARVAALLGIEVGVVLVAAAALASVAGWALARVLARALGLPS
- a CDS encoding zinc ABC transporter substrate-binding protein, coding for MRLASIVLLGLGLLLAGCGGETSAPGPAARSGPPTVAATFELLRVIATRLGGDDVRVIAPLPGDEDPAWWRPTGEAVSALQQADVVLANGAGYERWLDKVSLPRARLVKTTALIKEPLRKVKDATVHSHGPGGAHSHEGLDGYTFVDPSLLREQAEAVRRALRAVRPDAAERIDARAKALDDELAATAKAAAAVRRLSAGQVIVTAHPVYGYLARRLGWTTVDLAWVPEKAPDAAALDQLKERLAGHAAWVLLWPWTPSAETTAAVEAATGLTSVVLPIGDVSLPKDRAAGRDVLAAFRAGLERLDAALRAQ
- a CDS encoding sterol desaturase family protein, producing MIDLANGVAFWSLPAFLLLDLAVRGRRFETTRWWRLRASLVTVFTFFWATAVAVFWGERLAGVALLDGSVLGTWGGAAAGILVYELFHYGYHRLVHRSDRLWRIHQMHHSAEANDAFGANYIHPLDAAAFVTIASIVFFPLLGLTPEAGAIAGAFVAFNAVFQHANIRTPRWLGYIIQRPESHQVHHGVHRWNYSDLPLVDMLFGTFRNPARYEGTVGFYRGASARIPEMLVGLDVTRPGAAADVEVRTPRRRAVVTRSIL
- a CDS encoding TetR/AcrR family transcriptional regulator, with protein sequence MGKVPTAVELFGRGAEPRDTRERILHVALDLFYGNGFHAVGLDRILAEVGVTKTTFYNHFPSREDLVLECVKVRDVWEREAFERAVRARAGYDPRALLLAIFDVMDDWFNDPRYRGCLFIAASAEFPSRQDPVHKAAAQHFASMEEQIRLMAEAAGVEDPAALATSWVLLLEGAVTYRLVTGDDSVAKSAKVVAEQLLAAQLPA
- the ltrA gene encoding group II intron reverse transcriptase/maturase, encoding MNGRGKSDDPVVPGNPANKGGGAPRPAERGEGRGSAKRNPPRRTRDRTQRRASLQQALDRIRQAAERDKTQRFTTLWHHVYDTDRLREAYFSLNRKSAPGVDRVTWEDYGKELEANLQDLAGRLQRGGYRARPVERTYIPKADGRQRPIGKPVLEDKIVQRSAAAVVGAVYEVDFLGFSYGFRPGRKQHDALDAVTVGITRRKVNWVLDADIRGFFDAIDHGWLVKFLEHRIADERVLRHVKKWLAAGVMEDGEWVQAEKGSPQGGSISPLLANIYLHYVFDLWAHQWRQRHAQGDVIIVRYADDIVMGFQYAADGERFREALVERFRQFGLELNTDKTRMIEFGRFAATNRQRHGQGKPESFDFLGFTHICARTREGWFHVLRRTTRSRLRAYARKIHDELRRRTHDPIRDVGAWLMASWRGYEQYHAVPGNLATLWALRDDLIRRWRLRLRRRSQRGYVTWERMDTLAKRFLPYPEQRHPYPYERLCVTTQGRSPVR